The following is a genomic window from Actinomadura sp. WMMB 499.
CCGGAGGTCTTGCCGTCGTCACCCGATCGACCCGAGTGTCGTCCCATCCGCCTGCTCCCTTCCAACAGTCCGGCACGGCCCATCGCCGCCCCCAGCCGCGATCAGTCGTTCCCGCAACTCGATCCCTGCACGGCCCCGGACGCAGCACCCTGTACCCCACCTGAATTTCCCCTTGCGGGGCGGCCGCGCATGGCGCGATGCCCAGCACGCTAAGTAGGCGGTCATTCCGTGCGCCACAGGTGTGCCCATGTGTGGCCCCGGAGTCAGCGGTAGGTCGTCAGGGCTCGTTCCATCAGGTTTCGGGCGGCTTCCCCGTACACGGCCATCGCGGCCAGGTCTTCGAAAGCCGCTGTGTATCGAGTGATCTCGCTCGGAGTCGTAACGGTCACCTGAGCCGAGAGCAGTTCCACTTCGACTCGTTCGACGTCATAGAGGGTGAAGGTTTCCAAGACCCACTGCCCAGGACGTGCCGCGCCGAGAGGGATCACTCCGAGCGACACGGACGGGAGGCGAGCGGCCTCCCGTAGCCAGTTCAGTTGCTCCGCCATGTCATCGTTGCCGCCGAGCCGGTAATAGAACACAGCCTCCTCCACGATGAACGCGAACCGGTGCCCCGGCTTGCGGAGGATGCTCTGCCGGGCACCGCGCGCGGCCACCGCGTCCTCCACATCGTTCGGGGTAGCGAAACGCGTCGTGATCGCGGTGAGGAGAGCCGTTGCGTAACCGGGCGTCTGAAGTAGGCCGGGAACGACCTGGGAGCAGTAGACGCGCTGTGTTCGCGTCCTCTCGTAGAGAGGCATCTTGGCTTCCTGAAGCCGTCGCAAGCCCGCGCGCTGGAGGCGCTTCCACTCGACGTATGCGCCCTCAGCCGCTCGCAGAGCTGCCAGCAGATCCTCTGTCTGATCCTCCGCTCCGCGGGCATGACACCAGGTGCGGATGACGTCTGCGGACGGCGCCCGGGCCCCATGCTCGATCTTGGAGATCTTCGTACGTTCCCACCCGGCCGCCGCCGCAAGTGCGACCGAGGTCAGGCCCGCGCCCTCCCTGATTTCCCGAAGGCGGCCGGCGAGTTCCTGTCGCGCGGCCTGGACGGGCGGATACGGAGAGGGGCGTTGAGGCATGAGGGCAGTCTCACCTGAGCCGGCTCGCGGCGTTCACTCGGGCCGGTATTCCTCGTGCGGGGTGGCCCGATCCCATACGGCCTCGAACGCGTCGGCGCAGAGGTTCACGATGTCGGAGGACTCTACGAGGTCGGCCCCCAGATAGTCGCCACGTCCGGAGAAGTGACCGAACCGCACGAGCTCGTTGTCGAACGCCCAGAAGTCATTGGCGGGCACGACGATCCCCATGGCTCGGCGACGGGGAAGCCAGGGGGGACCACGACGACCACAGTAAGCGACGTGCGCGTTATACCCCTCCGTGTACAGGCATTGTGGGGCGGGGTCACCGTGTGGGTCAGCGTGCGCCGCCAGCAGCGACACATCGGTTCCATTCCAGGTCAGGACACCCCGTTTGCGGATGGCCTCACGTACCTGTGCATGCTGGCGTTCATTAGACTCCCCCGGTGACCAGCGATCTTCTCCGTCTCACCGTCCTGGGGTCTGCGACGCCGTACGCGAGCGTGGACAACCCGTGCTCCGGCTACCTGGTTTCGAGCGGCGGCACTCGGGTCTGGGTGGATGCGGGCAGCGGGACGCTGGCGCAGTTGCAGCGGCACGTCCGGCTCGACGAGTTGGACGCGATCTGGATCTCCCACCTGCACGCCGATCACAGCGCGGACCTGCTCACCACCTATTACGCGTTGCTCTACGCGGACGTGCAGCGGGCCGCGCCCGTCCCCTTGTACGGGCCGCCGGGCATCGCGGACCGGCTGGCCCGCTTCCTCACCAACACCGCCACGCGGAGCCCGGTCGAATCCGCCTTCGACGTGCATGAACTGGAGGACGGGCAGCAGGCGCGCGTCGGTGCGCTCACCGTGACGAGCCGGGCGGTCGCGCACGGCATGCCGGCCTTCGCCGCGCGCTTCGAGGCCGAGGGCCGGTCGCTGGTCTACTCCGGGGACACGGCACCGTGCGCGAACCTCACGCAGCTGGCCGA
Proteins encoded in this region:
- a CDS encoding helix-turn-helix transcriptional regulator, with product MPQRPSPYPPVQAARQELAGRLREIREGAGLTSVALAAAAGWERTKISKIEHGARAPSADVIRTWCHARGAEDQTEDLLAALRAAEGAYVEWKRLQRAGLRRLQEAKMPLYERTRTQRVYCSQVVPGLLQTPGYATALLTAITTRFATPNDVEDAVAARGARQSILRKPGHRFAFIVEEAVFYYRLGGNDDMAEQLNWLREAARLPSVSLGVIPLGAARPGQWVLETFTLYDVERVEVELLSAQVTVTTPSEITRYTAAFEDLAAMAVYGEAARNLMERALTTYR
- a CDS encoding DUF6879 family protein; the protein is MGIVVPANDFWAFDNELVRFGHFSGRGDYLGADLVESSDIVNLCADAFEAVWDRATPHEEYRPE
- a CDS encoding MBL fold metallo-hydrolase; this encodes MTSDLLRLTVLGSATPYASVDNPCSGYLVSSGGTRVWVDAGSGTLAQLQRHVRLDELDAIWISHLHADHSADLLTTYYALLYADVQRAAPVPLYGPPGIADRLARFLTNTATRSPVESAFDVHELEDGQQARVGALTVTSRAVAHGMPAFAARFEAEGRSLVYSGDTAPCANLTQLAEGCDVLLCEADSDRVPDGDERVHHTPEDAGDTAGAARAGRLIVTHVGRSLTPRQAVARASARFGGPVDHAAPGAAFPVG